A genomic window from Pecten maximus chromosome 2, xPecMax1.1, whole genome shotgun sequence includes:
- the LOC117341413 gene encoding uncharacterized protein LOC117341413, with amino-acid sequence MRGMLDKYRDRSVCVAIDVRYDTPGFSANKATAIFMEYISGDIIHMEIGDSREVGRNSNKLESFIISRGMAYLQTNGLNVVEVVTDASRAIISLFGKSCMHTIIHDFVYKNKHV; translated from the exons ATGAGAGGAATGCTTGACAAGTATAGGGACAGGAGCGTATGTGTTGCTATTGACGTCAGATATGATACGCCAG GTTTTTCTGCCAATAAAGCAACTGCCATATTCATGGAGTACATAAGCGGGGATATAATCCATATGGAAATAGGGGATTCAAGGGAAGTTGGCAGAAATTCCAACAAACTGGAATCTTTCATCATTTCCAGAGGAATGGCCTATCTCCAGACGAATGGTTTGAATGTGGTAGAGGTGGTGACCGATGCTAGTAGAGCGATTATATCTTTATTTGGTAAGTCATGCATGCACACAATAATACAcgattttgtttacaaaaacaagcatgtttga